The Castanea sativa cultivar Marrone di Chiusa Pesio chromosome 11, ASM4071231v1 genome contains a region encoding:
- the LOC142617738 gene encoding putative LRR receptor-like serine/threonine-protein kinase At3g47570 — protein MGLSQWSSSPPSSSFFIHAFILLWWCGLLVTSVVGGNNETDRLALLEFKAKITHDPLQLLSSWNDSIHFCQWRGVTCGRRHQRVIVLDLLRFSELVGSISPHVGNLSFLKRLSLLDNSFHNEIPLEIDRLRRLQFLRLYNNTHIGKIPRNLSHCTNLNYINFGRNLLDGEIPTTLGTLSKLQIVSFEGNNLTGSIPPFFGNLSSLEVFSAHSNNLGGSIPHSFGQLTKLTNFYVELNRLSGRIPPSIFNLSSLEEFDVGGNQIQGHLPLDIGITLPNIKRLSIFANQFTGPIPISISNASNLWLLELNENNLSGKVPSLEKLNKLSLFLIYFNELGNGGANDLSFLCSLTNATYLKIVEIHINNFGGELPKCIVNFSTTLTVLNIGKNKISGNIPLGIGNLINLEWLVMAYNKLSGNIPFEIGKLRKLQLLRLSENNFFGNIPSCLGNLTILINLLLEDNNLQGSIPLSLGKCESMNNLDLANNNLSGTISYQVIGMSFSAIFLDLSGNKFTGVLPIEMGNFINLEYLDISENMLFGKIPTSLGSCVKLENLAMRSNFFQGVIPSSLESLRGLQLLDLSKNNFSGSIPKFLESFIFLQLLNLSYNDFDGEVPTNGVFKNISATVIKGNSKLCGGMPKFDLPVCKYNKPKKRKLTLSLKLIISILCGLFGITLVISFLLLFSFKRKRRESILNNSQNLLLNVSYQSLLKATDAFSSTNLIGVGSFGSVYRGILGHDRCIVAVKVLNLLHRGASKSFIAECEALRNIRHRNLVKVLTVCSGVDYQGHDFKALVYEFMTNGSLDEWLHPISRTNEVLEEQKNLNLLQRLNIAIDVANALEYLHYHCHAPIVHCDLKPSNVLLDDEMIGHVGDFGLARFLLEATECHANQSSSIGLRGTIGYAPPEYGLGNEVSTCGDVYSYGILLLEMFTGKRPTDNIFKNNLNLHDFVKGALPERVINVVDPIILWEREGMETRTNDTHIQNRIGSPKILECLILIFGIGVSCSMGSPRERMNMIDVVAQLHLIREKLLRTRIRGERVI, from the exons ATGGGGCTTTCCCAGTGGAGTTCATCTCCACCgtcctcttcttttttcatacATGCTTTTATCCTTCTCTGGTGGTGTGGCTTGTTAGTCACCTCTGTTGTTGGCGGGAATAATGAGACGGATCGGTTGGCGTTGCTTGAGTTCAAAGCCAAGATCACTCATGATCCTCTCCAGCTTTTGAGCTCTTGGAATGATAGCATCCACTTTTGTCAATGGCGAGGGGTTACCTGTGGTCGTCGACATCAGAGGGTCATTGTGTTGGACCTGCTGCGATTTTCGGAACTGGTAGGCTCTATATCACCACATGTTggtaatttaagttttttgaaGCGTCTGTCACTATTAGACAATAGCTTTCATAATGAAATTCCTTTAGAAATTGACCGTTTACGCAGATTGCAATTCCTACGACTGTACAATAACACACATATTGGcaaaattccaagaaatttatcccATTGCACCAACCTCAATTACATTAATTTTGGTCGCAACCTTTTGGATGGGGAAATACCTACAACTCTTGGCACTTTGTCAAAACTCCAAATCGTTTCTTTTGAAGGAAATAATTTGACAGGAAGTATCCCACCCTTTTTCGGTAACTTATCCTCTCTAGAAGTGTTTTCTGCACATTCTAATAACTTGGGTGGGAGTATCCCTCATTCTTTTGGCCAATTGACGAAACTTACAAATTTTTATGTCGAATTAAATAGGTTGTCTGGAAGAATTCCTCCCTCAATCTTCAATTTGTCTTCGTTAGAGGAGTTTGATGTAGGAGGCAACCAAATCCAAGGGCACCTTCCGTTGGACATAGGAATCACCCTACCAAATATCAAACGTTTAAGCATTTTTGCCAATCAATTTACTGGACCTATCCCTATTTCAATATCTAATGCCTCAAATCTATGGCTGCTTGAacttaatgaaaataatttaagtgGAAAAGTTCCTTCTTTGGAGAAGTTAAACAAACTTTCACTATTTTTAATATACTTTAATGAGCTTGGAAATGGAGGGGCAAATGACTTgagttttctttgttctttgacAAATGCCACATATTTAAAGATAGTTGAAATACATATAAATAACTTTGGGGGAGAGTTGCCCAAGTGCATTGTCAATTTCTCAACTACCCTCACCGTATTGAatataggaaaaaataaaatatctggGAACATTCCTCTTGGGATAGGAAATCTGATCAATTTGGAATGGCTAGTCATGGCGTACAATAAATTATCAGGAAATATTCCTTTTGAAATTGGAAAACTTCGAAAGTTACAACTTTTGAGATTATctgaaaacaatttctttggAAACATTCCTTCCTGCCTTGGAAATTTAactattttgataaatttgctTTTAGAAGATAATAATCTTCAAGGAAGCATCCCTTTGAGTCTAGGCAAGTGTGAAAGTATGAATAATTTGGATCTTGCTAATAACAATCTCAGTGGTACAATATCATATCAAGTTATTGGTATGTCATTCTCAGCAATTTTTCTAGACTTGTCAGGTAACAAATTTACAGGTGTCCTTCCTATAGAAATGggaaatttcataaatttagaATACTTGGATATTTCTGAAAATATGTTGTTTGGAAAAATTCCAACAAGTCTTGGTAGCTGTGTAAAACTAGAAAATCTAGCCATGAGAAGCAACTTCTTTCAAGGGGTCATTCCTTCATCTTTGGAATCATTAAGGGGCcttcaacttttagatcttTCTAAAAACAATTTCTCTGGCAgtattccaaaatttttggagAGCTTTATCTTCTTGCAGTTATTGAATTTGTCTTATAATGATTTTGACGGTGAGGTACCAACAAATGGAGTTTTCAAGAACATTAGTGCAACCGTGATTAAGGGAAACAGTAAGTTATGTGGAGGCATGCCAAAGTTTGATCTTCCTGTATGTAAATACAATAAACCCAAGAAGAGGAAGTTGACTCTTTCCTTGAAGCTAATAATCTCTATACTTTGTGGCCTTTTTGGAATAACTTTGGTGATTTCATTTCTACTTCTCTTCtcttttaaaagaaagagaagggaaagtattttaaataattcacAAAATTTACTCTTGAATGTATCTTACCAAAGTCTCCTAAAAGCTACAGATGCATTTTCCTCCACTAATTTAATTGGTGTGGGAAGCTTTGGATCAGTGTATAGAGGAATTCTTGGTCATGATAGATGTATAGTTGCTGTCAAGGTGCTCAACCTTTTGCATCGTGGGGCTTCCAAAAGTTTTATTGCTGAATGTGAGGCTTTGCGAAACATCAGACATCGGAATTTGGTAAAGGTACTCACAGTATGTTCAGGTGTTGACTATCAAGGTCATGATTTCAAAGCTTTAGTATACGAGTTCATGACTAATGGCAGCCTAGACGAGTGGTTGCATCCAATTTCAAGAACAAATGAGGTTCTTGAGGAACAAAAGAATTTGAATCTTCTTCAAAGATTGAATATTGCTATTGATGTTGCAAATGCATTGGAATATCTTCATTATCATTGCCATGCACCAATTGTTCATTGCGACCTCAAGCCTAGCAATGTTCTTCTCGATGATGAAATGATTGGACATGTGGGGGACTTTGGCTTGGCAAGGTTCCTTCTTGAGGCCACCGAGTGTCATGCTAATCAATCAAGCTCTATTGGATTAAGAGGAACAATTGGTTATGCTCCTCCAG AATATGGTTTGGGAAACGAGGTGTCAACTTGTGGTGATGTCTACAGTTATGGCATACTATTATTGGAGATGTTCACAGGAAAAAGGCCTACTGATAACATATTCAAAAACAACTTGAACCTTCATGATTTTGTTAAAGGAGCATTGCCCGAACGAGTCATTAACGTTGTGGATCCTATTATACTTTGGGAAAGAGAAGGTATGGAAACAAGGACAAATGATACTCACATTCAAAATCGAATAGGAAGTCCCAAAATTCTGGAGTGCTTGATTTTGATATTTGGAATTGGAGTGTCTTGTTCTATGGGATCTCCAAGAGAAAGGATGAACATGATTGATGTTGTAGCTCAGTTGCATTTGATTAGAGAGAAACTCCTCAGAACTAGAATACGTGGAGAAAGAGTAATTTAA